In one Pseudarthrobacter sp. NBSH8 genomic region, the following are encoded:
- a CDS encoding Sec-independent protein translocase TatB, whose protein sequence is MFGINGPEFFLLLIIGILVIGPQRLPEYTQKLANLVKEVRRMASGAREQIKEEVGIDIDDVDWKKYDPRQYDPRRIIKEALLDDDAKPVSAGAPAAVAAVAGAGAVATDGTASSRPERVVQSLPPGEPAPFDTEAT, encoded by the coding sequence GTGTTTGGAATCAACGGCCCGGAGTTCTTCCTCCTGCTGATCATCGGCATCCTGGTGATCGGTCCCCAGCGCCTGCCGGAATACACCCAGAAACTTGCGAATCTGGTGAAGGAAGTCCGCCGGATGGCTTCCGGTGCGCGGGAGCAGATCAAGGAAGAAGTCGGCATCGACATCGACGATGTCGATTGGAAGAAATACGATCCCCGCCAGTATGATCCGCGGCGCATCATCAAGGAAGCGCTCCTGGACGATGACGCCAAACCCGTCAGTGCCGGCGCGCCGGCGGCGGTAGCTGCCGTCGCCGGAGCAGGGGCCGTTGCCACAGACGGGACGGCTTCGTCCCGTCCGGAACGCGTGGTCCAGTCACTGCCCCCGGGCGAACCAGCCCCGTTCGATACCGAAGCGACCTAG